Part of the Saimiri boliviensis isolate mSaiBol1 chromosome 21, mSaiBol1.pri, whole genome shotgun sequence genome is shown below.
AAACTAAAGGAATGATCTGGAGTGGTGGAGAGGACCCCTGGGGATAGGGGAAGAGGTTGCAAGAAGGTGAAAGGGGCAACCTGGTCGGGTTTTGTTAAACTTTCTGGGAGATGGCCAATTGGGTTCACCGCCTGGGGGGGCTCCTTATTAGTCTCCTGGACTAGGGGGGCAAAGAGATCACACGTGTCGTCCAACGTGGCCAAAAACTCATCTGTCATGGTTTCCAGGTCATCTACACGCAACAGGGCATCAAAGTCAAACTCGTTCAGATCCATTTTCTCCAACATCCAATCTGTCCCGGAGAAAGCATCCTCTGCAAAAGATGAGTGATGGCCTCAGTGAGTCAGACACAAAGGTGGCAAGCCCCTAACCCCACATCCCACCCGGACGATGTGGCTGGTGGCAGCCTACTCACCCTTGCCGTTGTTGGGGGCACTGACCAACCCATCCACAGCCAGCCATTCGGAGGAGCCCGCCTTAGCCTTGTCGCTGGAGAACCCATGAGGTTTGAAATGCTTGGCCACCTCCAGGTAGTCATCTAAGAGACCTAGGCTTTCCTCAGCCCCCAAACCCGACTGGTCGAAGGGGGACATCAAGTCCCCCTCCAACACCTCGCTGCTCAGGAAGCTCATCTCGGTCATGTTGCGGTGCTTTGCTGGAATCGAGGAATGTGCTTAATTCGAAAGTGTCTCTGTCGCTTACAGCAACGCTGCTGCTGAATGCCGTGAGAAGCCTGATAAGAATCAGAAGCCAAGTCCCATTAGAAGTTAGCTGATCTGAGAATTTCATCTTTCCACTTATGAGGTGGGACGGCTAAACCGGTCATCTAGAGACTCTAACAGGGCAGATTTATCTCCCCCGCCCCCTTCCAGCTCAGGTTCCACAAAATGGACGATCACGGAAGCGCAGCCTTTCCTTCACCGGCCAGGAGGAAGGCGCTCCGTCTCCGCGTCCAAATACGGCCAGGGCGGCCACGCCCCGCCCACAGCCCGCCCGTGACTCACGCCCGCGGCGCCGCCCTGCGGCCGCCATCTTGCCTTCTGCCACGTTTCGCGGGTGAGACATTTGAGACCCTCAAGACCCTTGGGGGGACGTCTCGGGGTACGAGAGCGATGGGACTCCTAGGAAAGCAGTCCCGGCATCTAGCTGCGCTTTCCCGGTCCCGGGCACGCGAGCGTCTCGGAGACACCCAAGCAGAGACTACGCGTCTTTGGCGCTCGTAAAATCGCTTCCCCCTTGGAGGCACCGTCCCGGCCCCATACCGCGCCCCACCATCCCAAAACCCTTGCCGACCCAGGGAGCACGGCTGGATGGCCCGCCCCGGTACTCACGCCATGGCTTAAGCCGCTGGGGGGTGCCGCTGCAGAGCCTGGTGCTACTGCCGCCGCTGCAAAGGCCAACGCTGCCGCAGGCACTGCTGCCTCTAATACGCCATGGTGGCCTTAGGCCCTGCGGGCTGGGAGGGAAGGCGCACACGTGCGAAACGAACTACATCTGTGAACGAGTGAAGTAGAAATGGCCGCGGCCGCCGCCCGCCGCCTTTTATAGACTTCGCATCGACGGAGACGCAGCACAGACTTATCCTTCCGCCGAGGCCACGTGACCGTCTCCTCCCGcccgctcccctccctccctctgacGCCCCCACCACCTACGTCCAGCTGGAGCGCACCTTTGACAAGAAAAGGACTTTGTTTCTATGGCCTCACGAAAGGAGAGCGGTACACTACTTTATTAGCTTCTATAATCAAAGAGTCCGTTCTTACGTTTGCCGCCGGAGCGCGGAGTGATCTCAGACACGCCTCGCTTCCGGTGTCGGCGCAGTGGGCGGGGAGAGGTGGTTTTCCCACAGAGGGTTTTCATTGTGAAGGCCGAGGCCGCCAGGTTATCGCGCGAGGTGCTGGCGTAGAGCGCGCGTCGAGCTGATTGGCCCAGGCGCGGTGAGTCATATATACCTCGAGCCCTTATTGGCTGAGGGCCCTAAGTGGGTACGGCTGAGAGAGGGAGCCCAGGGCTTGCGCGGGAAGGGCCAGGGTTCCGGCTTGTCTGCTCTGTCTCAGCCCCGCCCGCCTGCTGGCCCGCCGCGGTAGCGCGGACTTCTGCCCCCAGGCGGCCTTAGCGCAGTGCAACCCGTAGTGGCCTTAAGGCCCGGCCCCAGCGGTCGGTCCCGCAGCCCTCCGTGGAGGTCCCCACTGGCGGCCCCGCCGCCGCTCCCAGCCTGCGCGCTCCTTCGGTGCAGGTTGCGCTGATTTCTGGCCTGCGGAAGCCGCGGGGTTACCCGCACCAAGCCTGAGTCTTCTAGAGACTCCATCCGTAGCCGACATGGTGCTGTCCCCGGGAGGCTGAAGGAGTCTTAAGAGGGCGTCCCGTCCCTGCCCACCTGCCGGCAAAGGCCGGCTGAGTCTGCAGGGCTCCTCCTAAACTCTGGAAAGGAGCCGGGAAGACGCGCCATCCTGTCGCCCAACCTGGGTTTTTGCAATTCTCATCCGGCTCAAGTGCAAGGCTGCTACGGAATAGCATCAGAGGGGAATTTCTGGTGGCCTCCGGCTCCGTTCTGTTCCCCTAGGAACAGGATTTTCTTCGCTGCCGTCTCTCTGGGGTAGTTTGGATTCACTCCGGATTCTGAACTCCCCAGCCTAATCTGCTTTTCAGCAGTCAGGTTCATGGCCCTGGGAGGAGAGGCGCCTGGGAACCCACGGCCGCTTGCTGGGGGTTGTGCGTTGGGAAGGGGTAGTCTGTTTTAAGAGTACGAGAAACCTCCCCGTAGTCCCCTAGCCCCCTCCAGTCAGAGGCCCTGCGAAGGTGGAAACCTTCCGCCTCCATTTCACTGAGCCACACAAGTATTTCTATGAGCGCTGTGATATCAAAAAAACGGGGAAGCAATGCTCTAAATAACCACAGGCCATCTGCTGCGCTCATTCAACCTCGCCCAAGAAATCCTTTCTAATGATAAACGGAGGCCCAAAGGGATGAAGCTTCTTGCTCCCAGTCACGCAGCTCCCAGTGGAAGGAGTATGGGGTAGGAGTTGGAAGACATTTTGGGGAGCACACGCAAAAGAATCCTGGCTGGGACATTTTGGCTAAGCGACTTACCCTCTCTGAGTTtcggtttcctcatttgtaaaatgaggctaTTGATGATAGCCTCCTTTCACTTCTCCTTGCCTCATAAAGTGAAAtcatacatgtaaagcacttagcacagcacCTGATACATATAACCAATAATGGTTGCTGTTGCTGCTACCGGACATAGAACTCAGGTTTCCTTACCCTGATCTCTGTAACTATCTTCATCACATCCTCCTGGTGCCTCAGAGGACTCTTCACTATTATTTACTGAGATGAAACCAACAACTTTAAAACAACCAGTATACACAAGGCATACTGGATGCTGGAATAAAagcatgttttttctttctccttgggGAATCATGAATGTTGAGTTATAGAGAAGCTGGTTCCAGagcagtggctccagcctgtagtcccagctactcaagctgaggtgggcagattgcttgagcccagagttccaagctgcagtgagctgtgattgtaacACTGGAactcagcttgggcaacagagcaagactctctcctaaaaaaaaaaaaaaaaagggaaattgtCTAGCCTTTTCATGCAAATGCATGAAAAATCCCTGAGCCATTAACCACATCTTCCAAAGGCAGATCTAGGGAGCCACAGGACATCAAGACAgtactggccgggtgtggtggctcatgcctacaatcccaacactttgggaggtgaaggcaggaggatcacctgaggtcgagtgttccagaccagcctggccagcatggtgaaactgccgtctctacttaaaaaaaaaaaaatacaaaaactagccaagcatggtggcaggcacctgtaatctcagctactcgggaagctaggcagaattgcttgaactcaggaggcagaggttgcagcgagcagagatcgcacctttgccttccagcctgggcaacacagtaagactcgtctcaagggaaaaaaacctACCTCCTGATGGATGATTGTGCAGATGGTTAAGAATTAAAGAAACACTGCCCCAGTTTTGACAGTGAAAAGGTCGTGGAAGAATGACTCCAGTGGCAGTTTGTCCCATACACTCTCTTACAGAGACCTAGCTCAAACACTTCAAAGTTTCCCCTAGCTGAAAATGGAGACCCAGTACCACTCCCACAGGAAAATGTTTGATCTGCCACACACAAGTCAAAGCTGTTGgaaagatttttatttgcttcttccCATGCTATGGAAGGACACTGTGTTCCCCAGTTTCATTTCCTCCCTCAGGGAGAAAAAGGACAGCAGGTCTCTCGGTCTCAGGGCTAGGTTGACTCTACCCATATAGACTTAGCCAAGACAGGACGGAAAGACTCATGACTGATTCCAAATCTACCAGCTAACACATCAACCACCACTGACGGGCAGGCAAGTGACTAGAAGGCAAGTTGTGGACTTGGCCTCAGGAACCAAGAATTTAAAGACTACAGGTGACCAAAATGTAAAGGTAAACACCTCGTGTGCAGGTGACCACAGACCCCACACCTCTGGTATTCTGGCCACTTACAGTAAGTGGGATCTAAAAGGGATACAGCCTCGAGCCTGGTGCAGGGGTCAGCTCTATCCTAAGTCTCCTATAATTCTCCTTGGCCTTGAGCTTCAGATAAAAGGGCAGAGTTCTAACAAATCCCAGCATTAAGTTCTCAGCCAAGTCAGAGCCCCAAGGAATTACCATGGCAGAGAGCTCTGGACACACGCAGTAGTCTCTATTTACAGAGACCCCCTCGGGGACTCTCCTGGGTCATTCAATCCTGAAGCTGATTCCCCTTCAAGACTATTTGAACTCTCAACTTGAGTGGAGTGCAGGGAGCACAGTCAGCGAGTGTGGAATATGGACAGGTGGCCCACCAGGGCCAGGACCCAGGAGACCGAAGGCAGGCCTCTGTGATACTTTTTTCAACTTGAGCTTCaagatttctttcctttatttaaataaaatttaaaaagtcacagccaagcatgtaaagaaaaaaatactgtcgTCTTGAACTCATTTTTTAGGAAGGGCAACAGAGGAGAAGCAAAATAAACTCTGGAACTGATTAGGTTTAAGAGAATGAGTGCATTTTTTAAGTGTTAGGCTAAGTATAAGGTTTGCTAACCTtgatggcacacacacacaaatctctaGATGGAGAAGTAGGAGAAGATGCTATTACTTCAGGCAAAAGTAAGAATTACTGAACAGGAAGGCAAAGGATCAGGGAAAGTTACTCAGCTTTCCCCAAAGATTTAAAAAGGGGGGCAGGTGCAGAATGTTGTCCTCTTCCATCCCGGAATCTCAAAAGCAGCTGCCTACGTTCCACATTTTATGATGAGGAAGATGGCAGCAAAAAGCCTGGCTTGCCCAGTCATGGTCAGCAAACCCACCAGGACCAGGGCTGAGAGTTCCCACTGCTTCTAGTTCTGAGGTCTTCTTAAGAGGTTGTTGCTTGTAAAATGGCAAAGTTACGGTTTTATCAAACAGTTGAAAGAGATGCTGTTTCAGAAAGATGGTAAACTCATTTGCTTTCCTAAAATGACACTTATACTTGACGTAACTTGAGActctttaaaatcttattttttgagttctctttccaatttttttttctctttgaagcagagtctctttctgtcacccaggctggagtgcagtggcacaatcttggctcactgcaatctccacctcccaggtttaagtgattctcctgccttagcctcccaagtagctgggattacaggcgcctgccaccacacccagctaatttttttctttttagtagagatggttttgccattttggccaggatggtctcaaactcctgacctcaagtgatccacacaccatggcctcccaaagtgctgggattacaagcatgagccaccgcacccagcctccttccAATATTTTATGCGGTATTTGGTCAGAGATGCCAGCTTGGGAAAACtaagtttttttaaatactcATGGCAGGGAAACCAAATGATTTATCTCAATGaataataatttatacttttgCAATACCCTGTCAatcctctcctctgccttctaATGGACACATCACGGGTACGCTGGAACCCTCAAAGTCAGGCTTCACCCCATACCTTCTAAAGCATTCATTCAGGGTGGTACTCAggcatacagattttttttttttacctgcccTTTGAGTCTGACCAACAGACAGGGTAGAGCTCTCTCAACATTCTcagatttatcatttttgttcCCTCTCAATACCTTTATGCAAATGAAATTGAACCACCATTAAGTAATCCTTGTTAAGGGGAAAAGAGGCAAGAAGACCTCTAAATATAGCCAAGGTTAACCCTAGTTCTCAACTTCCTAATCTGTGACAAAAGGGGCAGGAATCTCTACCCTAAATTCAGAGGGGTGCTGAGGTATCAATGCTGAAGAGTCATTTCCTATTCCTATCATTGGGAAGGAATGAGACAGCTGCAGAGAGCTTCACCAGAACCTCACTGATGGAGAGGtagtaatagaaaaaaacactcgacaggaggaaaacaaaaatactaaatggGCAGATGAGACACAGCATCAGTCTTGCCACAAACAGGGAAAAACACACAACGAAGGGACATGGTGTATTAAACATTCCCCCCACCTGCAGGATCCATTTGTGTTGCAAAAAATACTGCATCTCAGCAGCAGGAAATGAGGAGGAATGGAGGAAGTGCGCACCTCCCTCCCCTATGTCTCGTCTGTGTGCTCTCTTCCTTGGTAGCACCGATCTCCCCAGGTGCTGGGTGAGAAATAGGACAAGGGAAAGAAGTCTGCGCATGCTCGCCTGCCCTCTGGCCATGCCTGGAGAGCTCAGCAAACACCCCCGCCACTGGAGGATCAGGGGCCAGTGCTGGGCCTGTTCCTGCTCTAAGGCCACATCCTAGAAAAGCACGGTCTGTCTGGGGAGAAAACATGGCCACCAAACCCTAACTAGTGACTGGATTTTCCAGATGACATTCAGCCTCCTGTCAGCCTCCCTCA
Proteins encoded:
- the ATF4 gene encoding cyclic AMP-dependent transcription factor ATF-4, which gives rise to MTEMSFLSSEVLEGDLMSPFDQSGLGAEESLGLLDDYLEVAKHFKPHGFSSDKAKAGSSEWLAVDGLVSAPNNGKEDAFSGTDWMLEKMDLNEFDFDALLRVDDLETMTDEFLATLDDTCDLFAPLVQETNKEPPQAVNPIGHLPESLTKPDQVAPFTFLQPLPLSPGVLSTTPDHSFSLELGSEVDISEGDRKPDSTAYIAMIPQCIKEEDAPSDNDSGICMSPESYLGSPQHSPSARGSPNRSLPSPGVLCDSGRPKPYDPPGEKMVAAKVKGEKLDKKLKKMEQNKTAATRYRQKKRAEQEALTGECKELEKKNEALKERADSLAKEIQYLKDLIEEVRKARGKKRVP